DNA sequence from the Hippopotamus amphibius kiboko isolate mHipAmp2 chromosome 1, mHipAmp2.hap2, whole genome shotgun sequence genome:
CCGGTACCAGACTGAAACGGACTACCTCCCGCAGGCGCGTGCCGGCCACGCCCTTCCTGGACGGGGAGTGAGGGGGGAAGGCACGCCCCGGGCGGGCGGGACGAGGCGACGCGAGCTCGCCGGGAAGAGCCGCGCGGGGCGGGAGCGGCGGCCTCTGGGGCTCCTGCGTCTCCAGCTCCCTGGGCGGAAAGGGGCTGCCGGAGGAGGGGGCGCGTCTGCCGTGGCCCACCCAAGGCGCAGGGGTCGGGGAGCCGCAGGGCGAGGGCTGACGGGGAGGCGCCTCTGGAGCGCCAGGCGCCGGGTCTCGGGGCGGCAGTCTTCGGGGTGCGCCCAGCCCCGAGGGAGGGGCTCAAAGCCGCGGCGGCGTCAGGGCGCGCCCCAGAGGACCGCGTGGGGAAGCGATGGGAGAGCGCCCGCTCTCCGGGGACCGTGCTTGAGCGTGAGGGCCCACGGTGAGGGGGCTGAATCCGcacaggatggggggtggggggggggcgagggggaaAGGGGACTTGTTCTTAGAGACCGCACCTTAGCTGTGTGGTATTTGGAGGCGGCGTGGCGGGTGGGGAGCAATGCCACTGCCTCCTCTTCCGTCAAATCCTGACTTGGGTGCTTCTCAGCCATCGCAAGGCTGTCAGAGTCTCCTGCCCACTTGGTTCCTGAAGGTGGACTCCCATCCTCTAAATCACCACACCCATCCCGGAAGAGGCCAGCCCAGCTTTTTAACCCCCTTCTGGGCAGAGGACTCCATATTTCCCTGCTCAGCTCCCCGTTTCATGTTTGCCGTTGAGCAGCCCCAGCACTCCCAGTTGACACACCTCTCCTTGGCTCCCAGCAGGACCCTGACGTCCTGGAACAGTCTTCAACACCCCTCGAGGGCCCAATAAACGCACTCTGAAGGAGtgaattcatccatttattcaactTCCCCATGTGCAAGAGCTTCTTTGATGGAGTGTCATGGAGGCCCTTAAGGGAGGGAGGGTTGGGACAGGGACGTGCATAAAGCCTAGGAGTAAGTTTAAAGTCTAGGCTTTATTTTGAAGTTGGGCAAAGAGGAACTACTGAAGACTTTGGAGAGGACATAACTGGCCTTCATCTGTGCAAAGTCTTGGGGGTAAGACAGCAGACAGGGAGTCAGGCTGGAGGTGACGCAGAAGTGGTGAATACAGGGTGGCAGTGGTAGTATAGATTTAATGCTGACCAGATGTATATTCTGAGACAGGGACGGTGGTGGCACTTTGCCAGTTGAGACTGAGTTGGAGAAAAGTCAGAGCTCACACCTTGgggttggagggagggaaggaaaagaccaaTATGTGAGGGGGAGggtgttcagctgtttcttcATTCTTGGTTCAGGTGACAAAGAAGGATGGCCATCATTCCCTATCCATCCCTGGGGCCTTGTTTGGGGAGGAGCCTCCATTCCAATCTCCTCTCCTTCACCTAAGTTTAAGTTTTGAGTCCAGGCTGAAACCagagaaaaacaaggagaaaaaaaaaggagccaaaAACTGGAGCAAAGTCCATGGGGTGGGGAGCTAGAAGGCCCCCTTCAAGTAGCTCAGGCCTGGCAACTTGTGCTGGGCTTGTGGAGGATTCTTCTCACAGAGGTGAAATCACTCTGGAAGCAAACCCGAGCTTGAGGGTCTGCGGGGCTGTGCCACCAGTGTCAGCCCACTGCTCCCACTCCAACTGCACCCAGGGGCGGAGCACACTGGCTCTGTCTGCTCAGACCCCAGCTGGTCCAGGAAAGGAGTCTCCACCCTGGGCGCCCTGGGAGAGGCGGCCCGGTGGGACCCGCGCAAGCGCAGTTCTGCCGGCCCGCGGCTGCCCCCTGGCGCCGACTCACTCCTCCCAAGGGCTCATGTCGGTGTCGATGGCCACACAGTTGTACGCAGCGTAGCGGAGCTTCTCCTCACACACCTTGGCGCTGCAAGGGGCAGGCAGTTGGTCAGCGCCAGGTGCAGAGGTCTCTCCATCACGACCAGGGGCTCTGCGGCTCCAATTTGTGCACTATGCCACCCTTCCCCCCCACTCCCTACTCCCAGTACGGAACCTAGGAAACCCACCTGGCATAGTGCGGTAGGAAGAGGGTGCTGGAGCAGGTGGAAGACTCAGGCAGCGCATCTGTGGTCTCATAGCTGGGGGCGCGGAAGGAGCAAAGACCATAAAGAATTGCAGGGTCACAGGGCATGGGTCGGACAGGTGAATATGTGTGTGGGGGCAGAAGGCCAAGCACAGCCTCTTCTGACCAGACCGCCCTTCCTCGCCTGCACTCACCCCAGCTTGTCTGGGTAGATGTAGATCCGCGCTGGCAGACGGCTGCGGCCCGTGACAAAACGCAGGAAACGGCTCCGGTCCTCTAGATGGAGGAGAAGGATATCAGTGCCCATGTGCTGATGGTGGAAGAGGTTCTACAACTTCCACACTGTCTCTGTATCCCAGGAGTGGAGTCCGAACCCAGATATTACTCTGCCCTTCCCACTGACCGTTGGTGAAGTTGTTCAGTGCCTCCCAGAAATACTGCACCCGTGTGTCAGATGGCTCAAAGTCCTCAAACCGGGCTGGTGGGGACAAAGCCAGACAGAATTAAATCTTAAGTCCTTAAGCCCTACCCTGGACTGCTTTGCCCTGCCCCACACTCACTGAGCTTGCGCAGAGCATCCACAGTGACTTCTGGGTCCCCGCACACCTTCTTCTCCAACTCTTGCCATGTCAACAAGTCCAGCACAGCCTGTGGCACCACCTTCAGCAGACCTGCCTGCATGGCTGCCAcctggggaagagggaaagggcCTGGCTGCAGAAGAGGGCACAACTCCCAGCTCAGTGTGTGGTGGAGACACTTGGCCTCCACTCATGGAGATAATGCATCTCTGTACCCCAATGATCAGCAAGAATGTGGGACAGAGGGATGGTGGGGCCAGAGTTCTTGGGACTGGGTTCTGGTGGCCTGTCAGGCTGGGCTCTGGCTACAAGGAGCTGTCCAAAGCTCTCTGTTCCACTGGCCTGTGGGGAGTACCTGCTCCTTGCTCTCTTCTAGCCGTGCCTTCTGCACCAGTTGGATGAAACGGGAACGGTCCTCATATCCCACCACAATGCCTGCACCCCCGGGGATCAGCTCCACCACCTGCTGGTCACTCAGCACTGTGGTGAATGTTAGCTCCTTCCCAAACTTGAACTCAAATGTCTCCTTGTCCATTCCTTCCATCACTTCCAGGAGCTTCACCTGGGGGTTGAAGAGAAGCAGGAAGGTCAGCTTTTCATTGTGGAAAGACAGTCCCTGTTTTTCCTCAAGAAGTtcaaagggaagcaggaaaagCAGCCAGGCCAGGCAGTCCTCATGCAGGCAGTGAGGGCAGTGAGGGCAGTGAGGTGGTTATTAGGACAAAGGCTGTGAAAGCATCAAGACGATGCCTAACCAGGCTTGGAGATCAGGGAAGGCATCCTGGAGGACGTGGCATCTAAGCTGAGACTCAAATGATGGCTGGGAATGGGCTGGGTCACCAGGAAGTCAGGAGAGAGAACATCTTGGGAAAAGGTGGAAAGAGCAAAAAGCCTGAGGAATCTGTCTGGCGGGAGCCTGACCATGAACCAAAGGTCCAGAGATACAGGGCACTTTCCAGACTCTTCATTTCATCCTAAGCCCAGGGTGGACCCATTGAAGGGTTTAAACAGGGAGAGTGAAATGGATTACTCTGGCTGCTGGAGATCATATGGGTAAGAATGGAAACAGGGACACCAGATGGTGTCAATGGTTAAGTCAGAAAGGAAGGTGGCTGAACCAGAGGGAAAGTAGTGAGATGGGAGACGTGGACAGATTCCAGAGGCAGATGTGACACAAtgtgggaggtgagggagaaaGAGTAGTGAAGAATGACCTGAGGGGCTTGgcatggggaggggtgggtggtggtgccCTTGTGAGACAGGGAGCCCTAGAGGGCGGGGAGAGGATGAAGAGTGTGTCGAGCCCAAGGTGTCACCAGGGGACAGATGTCCAGCAGGTAGATGCATATATAACCCCAGGCTTAGGAGAGAGCCTGGGGCTAGAGGTAAGGAAGTAGCGGTCACCAGAAGAGTGCTAGTAGTTGAAGCTATGGGAGTAAACATGGGATTGGAGAGGGAGCACACGTGTGCTAAGAGAAAGTTCAGGATAGCCTTGGGGAGCAGCAACCTTGGGAGCTAGCAAAGGAGACACTGGCTCCAGGCCCTAACTCACCAGCACAGAGTCCACAGCTGGGAAGTCCTTGCTCCAGCTCACCTCCTCACCAGACAGCTGCTTCCACACAAAaccaggcagagccaggacctgTGGGACAAATACTACTATCTTCTCACCCTGAGCTGCCCAGGTCTGGCTGGCTCTTTTCCCTTCCAAGAGCAGGACTAATCCAGTGGGGTGCAGACTAGGGTACTCACCAGGAACTCCTTACCCCGAAGGGCAGCTCCCATCAGCTGCCCGATCCACTCATACTTGGCAAAATCTCGGCAGGAAGGGTTGGGCACATACATATCCCGGGCCTCACCTGTGCCATTGCCCTGCTCCCAAGATAGAGCTGTCAGCACAGTATGGGATGGACCCTACTTTGTTGCACCACATGCCTCAAAGGCTCCTCTGAACACCTTCCACGGGGAGCCCTGGATGATCCCTCTGAATGTACAATGGCTCCTTCCGTGTCTGCCCAGAGGCTGCCCTGGGCAGCTCAGAGCTTAGTCTGGAAACTGGGAGGTTTGCAGAGACAGCATAGCAGAAACAACTTGGCAGGTAGGAGTGGGAGATTACCTGGTTGGCTGTTCGTACAAAGAAGGGCAGAGGCACAGGGGTGTCCGCCGAGCTAGGGCACAGTTCTTCTGACATGTCTGCCAGGCTATCCCGGAAACCACCCCCTGAAATGACAGATAGATGCCCTTAGCTGGGGTACTCTAGAGCCCAGCCCCCATAATGGGGTAATAATTAAGTCTCCTATCTGGTTAGCTGGTGATCCCAGAGGCCACTACTAGTCTAAATAGGACAGGACCCTTGTTATCGTCCCTCAGGGCCTCACCTTGGTCAATGATGCCTTCTGCAAtgaatttacactcccaccactGGTCATAGCGCATGGGCCACCTGTAAGTAGGGGTGGGTCTCAGTCATCACGGTGGGCCAGGGCTCAGGATGATCTACCTGCTCAGAGTCCACCCAGGAGCAGGGGCCACAGAGGGGTAATGGTGAggggtccagaggcagtgtgtgggTGTACATGTGTGCCCTGAGCAGGTCCCTTGCGCCCATGCCATACCTGTAGTCCAGGGGCTTTTCATACTTGTCAGAGGGCTTGAGACCTTCGTAAACCTGGTGGCAGGTGAAAGGGGAGGGAGTTATGGGAAAGTCTGTGTCAAGACCCACTGTTGCCCAAAGACCTTGCTCAGGTACCTCTTGGCCCAGCCCCCTAGGCCCCTCACTGACCCTCCCTCAGTCTGACCCCAGGTGGTCCAGACCTGGGTGAAGATGGCGTTCTTGCAGGCAGGGTCCCTTAAGGGGCAGGCGCGGTGTTCCATGGCGAGGCGCCGGTTGATGTACAGGCGTGGCATGAAGCTGGGCTTGCTGCTCTCTGAGTCACGCaggcactgtgccaccaggcctGGCCGCTGGCGTGACAGCAGCAGGAACTGCTTCACTTGCTGGGAGGAGAAGTGGCCAGAGCAAAATTGGCAGGCAGTCAGCCTCTGTCCAGGCCCCGGAACCTTTCTTTATTCCCAGACCCAATCCCATGGTTCCAGTTCAAGCCTAGTCCATCCCCAGTCCTTGCTGCCAGTTTCCCCTAGTCTGGCCACCAGGGagagctttttaaaacaaaaaatccaactTTCTCATCACCTTACATAAAACTTTTCCAATGGCCCCAATGAAAAGTCTGGCCCCAGTGCTCTCTGCTACCAGGGCCTGCTTCCTACACACCTTCTCCCAGCCTCACTCCCACGTCATACTCACATCTATGGGCATACTTCTCTCACATCATCTTGAGCTGCTGGTAACTCCCAGTGTGCACCTTTTATGCAACCTGCCTGTCCATGCTCTAACCTCTCCTCCCCAAGCTCTGTGTATTGTACACACTCTCTGGGAAATAGCACCCCACACACTTAAATTTTGACTATTTGTGTCTGGCTTTCTTCCTATGTTGCCAGTGCCCAGCAAGGTCCAGGCCTAGGGTAGGTCTAAGAACTCTCTGATGAAGAGTGAACAACTGCATGAGCAGAAAGGGGGTGCCCATTGCCAAGACCAGCACTGCATGTGTCAGGCTCACCTTTATCTCACTGAAGGTGCCCAGTGTGTGGTCCCAGGCAGGTACCAGGTGGTGCAGGACGCTGTCTAGGATCTTTATGAATCTGAGGTGGGTAGGTAAAGATAACTGCAGCTAAAGAGTCTGGCATGAATGCAAGACCCCCTCACTCCCCAACTCACAGGGACAGGAGAAGGCGGGGCCCAGGGACTGCTCTGCCTCTAGAAGTGGAACAGCTTATGGTATAAGACCTTGTTGACCTCTTACACACAGACATACAAGGctcaggatgggggacagggaagggcCTAACTGGCCCAGGACACAGCCACCTCTGCAGGAGAACAGCTCTGCGGTAAAGTACTTCCGGGTCAGTGCCTTCCAGGCGTGGATATCGCACCAGACTGCTGGGCTGGAACAGGTCTGCATTCAGTCCTAGTTCCCGCTGTTTAGATGACTTGATCTTGACCCCTCGAAGACGCACATCAATCCCATCATCTGGGGAAGGAGTGAGCGTGAGATCACTTACTGCACCTGctgcctctctggacctcagacCTGAGCAAGGCTCCTTAATGATCCGCCTTTTGTCACCCCCAGCCCCTAGAAACTTAGGACCTTTGGGTTCCCCTTCTATAACCCGATTCTGATTATTATACTCTTTGCTAGTTCTTCCATCTACCACTATAATTTGGGGATGCCTGAGGGTCCCAACTCCGTTCCTCTTCCAGGTGAGCCCAAACACTTCTATAGTTTTAAGGCAGGCCTATACCTGGCCCCTTCCACCTGGCTTGGGCCCCAAAGCTTCAGATCCTAGAGTTAGTTCAGCTGTCATCTTTATCCCAACTCCAAGCCCATCTCCTCTCCACACTTACTGTCAGCTAACCCCCATCTACACACTGGGCTCCCTTTCCCTCCTTACGGCCTTAAGCCCCACCTCGGCACTCGACGATGCGGATCTCGATGATTGGGAGGTGGACGGTCATGTCCTCCAGGACACAGACGTCCCCGATCAGGGTCCTGAGGGGATGAACGTGAGGCACTTTGGAGACCCCTTGTCTTCAGGGATTGCTGGGGTCTCACTCAACCTTTTGCTTCCAAGTTGGGCCAGATCCT
Encoded proteins:
- the HECTD3 gene encoding E3 ubiquitin-protein ligase HECTD3 isoform X2 → MAGPGLGAALESPRQLLGRVRFLAEAAKSLRAGRPLPAALAFVPREVLYKLYKDPAGPSRVLLPLWEAEGLGLRVGATGPATGTGSGPLRAARDSIELRRGACVRTTGEELCNGHGLWVKLTKEQLAEHLGDCGLDEGWLLVCRPAEGGARLVPIDTPDHLQRQQQLFGVDYRPVLRWEQVVDLTYSYRLGSRPQPAEAYTEAVQRLLYVPPTWTYECDEDLIHFLYDHLGKEDENLGSVKQYVESIDVSSYTEEFNVSCLTDSNADTYWESDGSQCQHWVRLTMKKGTIVKKLLLTVDTTDDNFMPKRVVVYGGEGDNLKKLSDVSIDETLIGDVCVLEDMTVHLPIIEIRIVECRDDGIDVRLRGVKIKSSKQRELGLNADLFQPSSLVRYPRLEGTDPEVLYRRAVLLQRFIKILDSVLHHLVPAWDHTLGTFSEIKQVKQFLLLSRQRPGLVAQCLRDSESSKPSFMPRLYINRRLAMEHRACPLRDPACKNAIFTQVYEGLKPSDKYEKPLDYRWPMRYDQWWECKFIAEGIIDQGGGFRDSLADMSEELCPSSADTPVPLPFFVRTANQGNGTGEARDMYVPNPSCRDFAKYEWIGQLMGAALRGKEFLVLALPGFVWKQLSGEEVSWSKDFPAVDSVLVKLLEVMEGMDKETFEFKFGKELTFTTVLSDQQVVELIPGGAGIVVGYEDRSRFIQLVQKARLEESKEQVAAMQAGLLKVVPQAVLDLLTWQELEKKVCGDPEVTVDALRKLTRFEDFEPSDTRVQYFWEALNNFTNEDRSRFLRFVTGRSRLPARIYIYPDKLGYETTDALPESSTCSSTLFLPHYASLDSKLKLR
- the HECTD3 gene encoding E3 ubiquitin-protein ligase HECTD3 isoform X1; its protein translation is MAGPGLGAALESPRQLLGRVRFLAEAAKSLRAGRPLPAALAFVPREVLYKLYKDPAGPSRVLLPLWEAEGLGLRVGATGPATGTGSGPLRAARDSIELRRGACVRTTGEELCNGHGLWVKLTKEQLAEHLGDCGLDEGWLLVCRPAEGGARLVPIDTPDHLQRQQQLFGVDYRPVLRWEQVVDLTYSYRLGSRPQPAEAYTEAVQRLLYVPPTWTYECDEDLIHFLYDHLGKEDENLGSVKQYVESIDVSSYTEEFNVSCLTDSNADTYWESDGSQCQHWVRLTMKKGTIVKKLLLTVDTTDDNFMPKRVVVYGGEGDNLKKLSDVSIDETLIGDVCVLEDMTVHLPIIEIRIVECRDDGIDVRLRGVKIKSSKQRELGLNADLFQPSSLVRYPRLEGTDPEVLYRRAVLLQRFIKILDSVLHHLVPAWDHTLGTFSEIKQVKQFLLLSRQRPGLVAQCLRDSESSKPSFMPRLYINRRLAMEHRACPLRDPACKNAIFTQVYEGLKPSDKYEKPLDYRWPMRYDQWWECKFIAEGIIDQGGGFRDSLADMSEELCPSSADTPVPLPFFVRTANQGNGTGEARDMYVPNPSCRDFAKYEWIGQLMGAALRGKEFLVLALPGFVWKQLSGEEVSWSKDFPAVDSVLVKLLEVMEGMDKETFEFKFGKELTFTTVLSDQQVVELIPGGAGIVVGYEDRSRFIQLVQKARLEESKEQVAAMQAGLLKVVPQAVLDLLTWQELEKKVCGDPEVTVDALRKLTRFEDFEPSDTRVQYFWEALNNFTNEDRSRFLRFVTGRSRLPARIYIYPDKLGYETTDALPESSTCSSTLFLPHYASAKVCEEKLRYAAYNCVAIDTDMSPWEE